One genomic region from Spirulina subsalsa PCC 9445 encodes:
- a CDS encoding amino acid adenylation domain-containing protein — MEKNLTSSTHRSLDLSLIPPQDWEKLTTEWNQTQTPYPQDHCIHHLIEQQARKTPHKVAITFNGQSLTYHELNQRANQLAHTLQQRGVRTESLVGICIKRSLEMFIGLLGILKAGAAYVPLDPSYPQEHLNFMVEDAQLSIIVTQQTLRTKFTHPTVQPLCLDQDWSQIATAPRETPPSTVTPRNLAYIIYTSGSTGQPKGVQIEHRGVVNLLYSMQQQPGLTSEDVFLGLTTISFDMSVPELYLPLICGAQIALVGRDVAINPYLLQQVLRESGVTVMQATPSTWHLLIHSGWSGQPNLKMLCGGESMTRSLADQLLTKGQSLWQMYGPTETTVWSTTQQILPHHTTLPIGHPLANTQLYIFSEPANRQSDPLQPVPIGISGELHIGGDGVARGYLNRPELNAERFIQDPLNPHRKLYKTGDLARFLPDGSLDFIGRIDHQVKIRGHRIELGSIESILSQHPAVENVALVPKDESSGTKRLVAYVVPHSSATPPDTQQVQQWENVWSNAYSTQTENPLFDSSGWNDSYTNQPMPRAEVEEWVNYTVEEILAFKPQQVLEIGCGKGLLLFRIAPHSQHYTGLDISEQAINHIKTQCQLNPQQWSGVEVSKKMAHELDDFPPASFDTLILNSVIQYFPNVEYLIQVLKKAIPLIKPGGKIFIGDVRHLSLLETFHTSVQLAQTPNTVTLDILQQRIKENIAQEPELLVHPHFFHALPDHFSEITTVETSLKRGRSANELIRFRYDVTLSIQTLPPPPATEYEQLEWQVNPLSPSQIFQYITKQRPPIIKITQIPNPRLLRDLQALSLLQNAESSLTVGDLKNSLIPDPSMTTIHPEHWHSFADLLNYKLYLLWSNTKLGHYDVILCQSDKHFFPKLDLPFEPLAHYTNKPIALDKTPEALIPKLRAFLQAKLPDYMMPSIFVFMDDLPLTPNGKIDRRSLPEPKNSRPDLGKPLTPPQTQLQKELCQIWSELLMVEQIGINDTFCELGGHSLLIIQLLSEIENNFCVRIALTSFLENPTILGLESLIIIRKKNDSLLTNNVKSEASTFANDLRLDFEIIPQSVSVSTAAVKHIFLTGATGFIGAFILAELLKQTEADIYCLVRALNFTEGLHKLENNLQRCQLWQPEFSRRIVPILGDLSQPYLGLSSQQFSSLAAQVDVIYHGGAWVNLVYSYEMLRATNVLGTQEVLRLACQGKTTPVHFISTLDVFQSPVYSAMDIIPENDPLLHSDGLQNGYAQTKWVAEKLVMEAQKRGLPASIYRLNMISGNSQTGVSNVDDLLCRLLKGMIQMASAPDVQYLFNITPVDYVSQAIVTLAQKPSSLNQAFHLINPNPIPFHELVSAINDFGYSVTPISYEEWHNVLLKLPGENAIKPLVYLLTQGKENQRFYLDIALFGTQNFATTHSQVGLEDASVQCSSVNVSLIKRYLTYLTSSHFLPIPKLDRQSGQVSAADHEDSLNLIIPA, encoded by the coding sequence ATGGAAAAAAACCTAACCTCCTCAACCCACCGTTCTCTGGACTTGTCCTTAATTCCTCCTCAAGACTGGGAAAAACTCACCACAGAATGGAATCAAACTCAAACCCCATACCCCCAAGATCACTGTATTCACCACCTCATTGAGCAACAGGCTAGAAAAACCCCCCACAAAGTAGCGATTACCTTTAACGGGCAATCCCTCACCTATCACGAACTCAATCAGCGTGCCAACCAACTCGCTCATACCCTCCAACAGCGCGGAGTTAGGACAGAAAGCCTAGTTGGAATTTGCATCAAGCGTTCCCTAGAAATGTTTATCGGACTCCTAGGCATCCTCAAAGCAGGAGCCGCTTATGTTCCCCTAGACCCCTCCTATCCTCAAGAGCATCTCAACTTTATGGTCGAAGATGCTCAACTCTCCATCATCGTTACCCAGCAAACCCTCCGCACAAAATTCACCCATCCCACCGTTCAACCCCTCTGTCTCGATCAAGACTGGTCGCAAATCGCCACCGCACCCCGAGAAACTCCCCCCAGCACCGTCACCCCCCGCAACCTCGCCTATATCATTTACACCTCCGGCTCCACCGGACAACCCAAAGGCGTACAAATTGAACATCGGGGAGTGGTAAACCTCCTCTATTCTATGCAGCAGCAACCCGGCCTCACCTCAGAGGATGTGTTTTTAGGTCTGACCACCATCTCCTTTGATATGTCCGTCCCGGAACTTTACCTTCCCCTAATCTGTGGCGCTCAAATTGCCTTAGTGGGTCGGGATGTCGCCATTAACCCCTACTTACTCCAGCAAGTCTTACGAGAATCCGGTGTTACCGTCATGCAGGCCACCCCCTCCACCTGGCACCTGTTGATCCATTCGGGTTGGTCTGGTCAACCCAACTTAAAAATGTTGTGCGGAGGAGAAAGTATGACGCGATCGCTCGCCGACCAACTCCTCACCAAAGGTCAATCCCTCTGGCAAATGTACGGCCCCACAGAAACCACCGTCTGGTCAACCACCCAGCAAATCCTCCCCCATCACACCACCCTCCCCATCGGTCATCCCCTCGCCAACACCCAACTCTACATCTTCAGCGAACCCGCCAACCGCCAAAGCGACCCCTTACAACCCGTTCCCATCGGCATCTCCGGAGAACTCCACATCGGAGGAGACGGAGTAGCCAGAGGATACCTCAACCGTCCTGAACTCAACGCAGAACGCTTTATCCAAGACCCCTTAAACCCTCACAGAAAACTCTACAAAACCGGGGATCTCGCTCGTTTCCTCCCCGATGGCAGCCTAGACTTCATCGGTCGCATTGACCATCAAGTTAAAATCCGTGGCCACCGCATCGAACTCGGCAGCATTGAATCCATCCTGAGTCAACATCCAGCCGTTGAAAACGTCGCTCTAGTCCCCAAAGACGAATCATCAGGAACAAAGCGCCTCGTCGCCTACGTTGTACCCCATTCCTCCGCCACCCCCCCAGACACCCAACAAGTTCAACAGTGGGAAAACGTATGGAGCAACGCTTACAGTACCCAAACCGAAAACCCCTTATTTGATAGCAGTGGGTGGAATGATAGTTACACCAATCAACCCATGCCACGAGCAGAAGTCGAAGAATGGGTTAACTACACCGTCGAAGAAATCCTAGCCTTTAAACCCCAACAAGTTCTAGAAATTGGTTGTGGTAAAGGATTATTGCTCTTCCGGATTGCTCCCCATTCTCAACACTATACCGGCCTAGATATTTCTGAACAAGCCATCAACCATATTAAAACCCAGTGTCAACTCAATCCTCAGCAATGGTCTGGGGTGGAAGTCTCTAAAAAAATGGCTCATGAATTAGATGATTTTCCCCCCGCCTCCTTTGATACCCTGATCCTCAATTCTGTGATTCAATACTTCCCCAATGTCGAGTATTTAATTCAAGTCCTGAAAAAAGCGATTCCCCTCATTAAACCCGGAGGAAAGATTTTCATTGGGGATGTTCGTCATCTCTCGTTACTCGAAACCTTTCACACTTCCGTTCAACTCGCACAAACCCCCAACACTGTAACCCTTGATATCCTCCAGCAACGCATTAAAGAAAACATTGCACAAGAACCAGAACTGTTAGTTCATCCCCACTTCTTTCACGCACTCCCAGACCACTTTTCAGAGATTACAACAGTAGAAACCTCTTTAAAACGAGGACGTTCTGCTAATGAACTAATTCGTTTTCGCTATGATGTCACCTTAAGCATTCAGACTCTACCCCCTCCCCCCGCGACAGAGTATGAACAATTAGAGTGGCAGGTCAACCCGTTATCTCCTTCCCAAATTTTTCAATATATTACGAAGCAACGCCCACCCATTATCAAAATTACTCAGATTCCTAATCCTAGACTATTGAGGGATTTACAAGCACTTTCCCTACTCCAAAACGCCGAATCGTCTTTAACCGTAGGCGACCTAAAAAATAGCCTGATTCCCGACCCCTCAATGACCACAATTCACCCGGAACACTGGCATAGTTTCGCCGACCTTTTGAATTATAAACTGTATCTCCTTTGGTCTAACACAAAACTGGGACACTATGATGTAATTCTCTGCCAATCTGATAAGCATTTTTTCCCGAAACTTGATCTTCCCTTTGAACCCTTAGCACATTATACGAATAAACCCATTGCTTTAGACAAAACTCCCGAAGCTTTGATTCCCAAATTACGGGCATTTTTACAAGCAAAATTACCGGATTATATGATGCCTTCGATTTTTGTTTTCATGGACGATCTTCCTCTAACACCCAATGGCAAAATTGACCGTCGTTCCCTCCCTGAACCCAAAAATAGTCGCCCTGATTTGGGAAAACCCTTGACTCCCCCCCAAACCCAATTACAAAAGGAACTTTGCCAGATTTGGTCTGAATTATTAATGGTTGAGCAAATAGGAATTAATGATACATTTTGCGAACTAGGGGGGCATTCTTTACTGATAATTCAACTGCTTAGTGAGATTGAAAATAATTTTTGTGTCAGGATAGCTCTAACTTCTTTTCTTGAAAATCCAACAATTTTAGGCTTAGAGTCTCTAATTATTATTCGTAAAAAAAACGACTCATTACTTACAAACAATGTCAAATCAGAAGCCTCAACTTTTGCTAACGATTTAAGGTTAGATTTTGAGATTATTCCTCAAAGTGTTTCTGTTTCTACAGCAGCAGTAAAGCATATATTCTTGACTGGTGCGACTGGATTTATTGGAGCATTCATCCTCGCTGAACTGCTCAAGCAAACTGAAGCAGATATCTATTGTCTCGTTCGCGCTCTAAACTTTACTGAAGGACTCCATAAACTGGAAAATAATCTACAGCGTTGTCAGCTTTGGCAGCCAGAATTCAGTCGGCGAATTGTACCGATCTTAGGAGATTTAAGTCAACCTTATTTAGGGTTAAGTTCCCAACAGTTTTCCTCCCTCGCTGCTCAAGTTGATGTGATCTATCATGGCGGAGCTTGGGTAAATTTAGTTTACTCCTATGAAATGCTACGAGCAACCAATGTATTAGGGACTCAAGAGGTTTTACGTCTTGCTTGTCAAGGGAAAACCACTCCAGTTCATTTTATTTCGACCTTAGATGTTTTCCAATCGCCTGTCTATAGTGCAATGGATATCATCCCAGAAAATGATCCGTTGCTTCATAGCGATGGGTTACAAAATGGCTATGCTCAAACGAAGTGGGTCGCGGAAAAACTGGTAATGGAAGCGCAAAAACGGGGTCTTCCAGCCTCTATTTATCGGCTCAATATGATTTCTGGTAATAGTCAGACTGGCGTTTCCAATGTTGATGATTTATTGTGTCGCTTGCTGAAAGGGATGATTCAGATGGCAAGCGCACCTGATGTTCAATATTTGTTTAATATCACACCTGTGGATTATGTGAGTCAAGCCATTGTGACTTTGGCACAAAAACCTAGTTCCTTAAATCAAGCATTCCATCTTATCAATCCGAATCCTATTCCCTTCCATGAGTTGGTTTCTGCTATTAATGATTTTGGTTATTCTGTTACGCCAATTTCTTATGAAGAATGGCACAATGTACTGCTAAAATTACCCGGAGAAAACGCCATTAAGCCCCTCGTTTACTTATTAACCCAGGGCAAAGAGAACCAAAGATTTTATTTAGATATTGCTCTATTTGGAACGCAAAATTTTGCGACAACTCATTCTCAAGTAGGACTAGAGGATGCGTCTGTTCAATGTTCATCGGTTAATGTTTCCCTCATTAAACGCTATTTAACCTACCTAACTAGCTCTCATTTTCTACCGATTCCAAAGCTTGATAGACAATCTGGACAGGTTTCGGCTGCTGATCATGAAGATTCACTGAATTTGATTATCCCGGCCTGA